A portion of the Leptospirales bacterium genome contains these proteins:
- a CDS encoding response regulator transcription factor produces the protein MIRTQPYRIVICDDHKILRAGLKNLIGEVDDLQVVGEANNGRELLDLLDKHPPDLLILDLSMPEMTGLSALEEIRRKLPGLKVLVLTMHKEREYLRKAMKLGIDGYILKDDVFEKLILAIRDIQQGRKAISNDLISSFMEEYHVIREGEASLELLTRREREVLRFIAEGLTNREAAEKMDISVRTVEAHRARIMEKLQINSVAGLVKYAMERGLV, from the coding sequence ATGATCCGCACTCAACCCTACCGCATTGTAATTTGCGATGATCACAAGATTTTGCGCGCCGGTCTCAAAAACCTGATTGGCGAAGTCGATGACTTGCAGGTCGTCGGCGAAGCAAACAACGGTCGCGAACTGCTTGATCTACTGGACAAGCATCCGCCGGATTTGCTGATACTCGATCTCAGCATGCCCGAAATGACCGGGCTTTCCGCGCTGGAAGAGATTCGTCGCAAATTGCCGGGGCTCAAGGTGCTTGTGCTGACCATGCACAAAGAGCGCGAATATCTGCGCAAGGCGATGAAACTTGGAATTGATGGCTACATCCTCAAGGATGATGTCTTTGAGAAACTGATACTGGCCATCCGCGACATTCAGCAGGGACGCAAAGCGATTTCCAATGATCTGATCTCCAGCTTTATGGAGGAGTACCATGTGATTCGCGAGGGCGAAGCCTCCCTGGAACTCCTGACGCGACGCGAGCGAGAAGTGCTGCGTTTCATTGCCGAGGGGCTGACCAATCGCGAAGCCGCGGAAAAGATGGACATCAGCGTGCGGACCGTCGAAGCGCATCGGGCGCGAATCATGGAGAAGTTGCAGATCAACTCTGTGGCTGGCCTGGTCAAGTACGCTATGGAGCGCGGTCTGGTCTAG
- a CDS encoding sigma 54-interacting transcriptional regulator translates to MQPNLEILLRHSYLSRKQVRELQADLPGSLPQLRAALLQRGWMDPPDWKEAQALLLAPVESKDEDQAPDSANAAMQRVQEIALRIAGSDATALLLGESGVGKSRLAQLIHRGSARRNGPFVTVACGSIPETLLESELFGVERGAYTGATRSRAGRFLRAQSGTIFLDEIGELSAALQVKLLRVLQERRIEALGAEQEIEVDVRLIAATHRNLEEEVRSGRFREDLYFRLNVVPLTLPPLRQRPEDVLPLAQYFLGRLNLERGQSLQWQDRRLDRALSTYSWPGNIRELENCIERLAALAEYNQLSADHLPPRIFQETGIAELSAAQHGGPAMPPGSPPVAEGEASFPTLRDQEMALIQSALQRARGNIQEAARLLGVHRNTLARKLDEYGFEARRFKAPR, encoded by the coding sequence ATGCAGCCAAATCTAGAAATTCTGCTGCGCCACTCCTATCTGAGCCGCAAGCAAGTGCGAGAACTGCAGGCTGACCTGCCGGGCAGCCTGCCCCAATTGCGCGCCGCGCTACTGCAGCGCGGCTGGATGGATCCGCCCGACTGGAAGGAAGCGCAGGCGCTACTGCTGGCGCCAGTGGAAAGCAAAGATGAAGATCAGGCCCCGGATTCGGCAAACGCCGCCATGCAGCGCGTCCAGGAAATCGCGCTGCGCATTGCCGGCAGCGATGCGACGGCATTGCTGCTGGGCGAATCAGGAGTCGGCAAGTCGCGCCTCGCTCAGCTGATCCACCGTGGCAGCGCTCGACGCAACGGGCCCTTTGTGACTGTGGCCTGTGGATCCATCCCTGAAACGCTGCTGGAGTCGGAGCTCTTTGGCGTAGAACGCGGCGCCTATACTGGCGCCACGCGCAGTCGAGCCGGCCGTTTTTTGCGGGCGCAGAGCGGAACTATTTTCCTGGACGAGATTGGCGAACTCAGCGCGGCGCTACAGGTCAAACTGCTGCGTGTTCTCCAGGAGCGGCGAATTGAAGCGCTTGGCGCCGAACAGGAGATCGAAGTCGACGTGCGCTTGATTGCCGCGACCCATCGCAATCTGGAAGAGGAAGTGCGCAGCGGCCGCTTTCGCGAAGACCTCTACTTTCGACTCAATGTCGTCCCGCTTACTTTGCCGCCGCTGCGCCAGCGACCGGAGGACGTCTTGCCGCTTGCCCAGTACTTTCTGGGTCGACTGAATCTAGAGCGAGGTCAGTCGCTGCAATGGCAGGATCGCCGACTGGATCGGGCGCTTTCGACCTACTCCTGGCCGGGAAATATCCGCGAGCTGGAAAACTGCATCGAGAGACTGGCGGCGCTGGCTGAATACAATCAGCTTTCGGCCGACCATTTGCCGCCGCGGATTTTCCAGGAGACAGGGATTGCTGAGCTGTCCGCCGCCCAGCACGGCGGACCGGCTATGCCGCCGGGGTCGCCGCCGGTGGCCGAAGGCGAGGCGTCTTTTCCTACATTGCGCGATCAGGAGATGGCTTTGATTCAGAGCGCCCTGCAACGGGCTCGCGGCAATATCCAGGAGGCCGCGCGCCTGCTTGGCGTTCACCGCAATACCCTGGCGCGCAAATTGGACGAGTACGGATTTGAAGCCAGGCGCTTCAAGGCGCCCCGCTGA
- a CDS encoding sigma 54-interacting transcriptional regulator encodes MVPAPLTIALQSVAAVALLASGALALQRQPANRIRRALFVYALLCSLGLLVDAAGRIVLYEASALTDLYFRLAEPLLAIGAAAFVYLSAVFPRRAAPRKTDRLLRKTRLFRLGLLFAGGALAISLGSWSPFYVNQRSYDPGPGTYYGSYGLAYWLDRAWLVLCCLAAIREQRRFLAHHDRDVRRVHSRYFAISAATVAFVGAAAWALALRGLENEAMALLALALAGFSIFLHNLLENLHLNISARLSRLLAAALAYLLGLAPLLYAIRALLSRLEDSPTLWKAAALATLFGAYHFAVRAAGPLLARLLFRREAQTEMRVAEFNSRILRLERSSRNQIRAQLADFFQDLYRPRFLALYSLESEESDRPQLLLDRSRARAIDVHSLPPEKFPPAALRLLSGISASAFSPGALAADLLAAAERIDDPRAIDAITSLALCGAEAVIPFYQDEAEYLSGAPPRLLAMLGMCESGRPLNHGDLAWLALLRTPTLLALRNQELLTTTAELKERLEEENRKITSRLNRNLIPISSVDSAAAIIYQRDGQLARLIAQAERFAAEDAPILITGETGTGKGAIARMIHAVSQRNGRFVTVNCSALPADLIENELFGHERGAYTGAVEASEGLAARAADGALFFDEIGELPANGQTKLLRLVQNGEYERIGSNETLRCSCRFLFATNRNLEEEVKAGRFRLDLFYRISAFELHVPPLRERPEDIVLLADHFLWNAARKTGREGMKISPEALALLQRYRWPGNVRELENLILRSMALSDGDRIDVDQLPVVFRDELDFERKRNQLERMQFDRERLERELLLEALQRSGGNQREAARILKISRGSLQYRMKQYGLA; translated from the coding sequence ATGGTCCCAGCGCCCCTTACCATAGCCCTGCAAAGCGTGGCCGCCGTGGCGCTGCTGGCCTCGGGCGCGCTTGCTCTGCAGCGACAGCCGGCAAACCGTATTCGGCGGGCCCTCTTTGTCTACGCCCTGCTCTGCAGCCTGGGATTGCTGGTCGACGCTGCTGGCCGTATCGTTCTCTATGAAGCCTCAGCTCTCACCGATCTCTACTTTCGACTTGCCGAGCCCCTGCTGGCGATTGGCGCCGCTGCTTTCGTCTACCTGAGCGCTGTCTTTCCCCGCCGGGCAGCGCCCAGAAAGACAGATCGCCTGCTGCGAAAAACCCGTCTGTTTCGCCTTGGGCTGCTGTTTGCTGGCGGGGCCCTGGCCATCAGCCTCGGCAGCTGGAGTCCCTTTTATGTAAACCAACGCTCCTATGATCCGGGCCCAGGCACCTACTATGGCAGCTACGGGCTCGCCTACTGGTTGGATCGCGCCTGGCTCGTGCTATGTTGCCTGGCGGCGATCCGCGAACAACGGCGCTTCCTCGCGCACCATGATCGCGATGTGCGTCGCGTGCACTCGCGATACTTTGCAATCTCGGCGGCGACCGTCGCCTTTGTCGGCGCGGCGGCCTGGGCGCTTGCCCTGCGCGGCCTGGAAAATGAAGCAATGGCGCTGCTGGCTCTGGCCCTCGCCGGCTTCAGTATCTTTTTGCACAACCTTCTTGAGAACCTTCATCTCAATATTAGCGCCAGGCTATCGCGTCTTCTGGCGGCGGCGCTTGCCTACCTGCTTGGCCTCGCGCCTCTGCTCTATGCGATTCGCGCCCTGCTATCGCGCCTGGAGGATAGTCCGACGCTCTGGAAAGCGGCGGCGCTGGCGACGCTTTTTGGCGCCTACCATTTTGCGGTGCGCGCTGCCGGGCCGCTCCTCGCACGCCTCCTGTTTCGTCGCGAGGCGCAGACGGAAATGCGCGTTGCCGAATTCAACAGCCGCATCCTGCGTTTGGAGCGCAGCTCACGCAATCAGATCCGGGCTCAGCTTGCGGACTTCTTTCAAGACCTCTATCGGCCGCGCTTTCTGGCGCTCTACTCGCTAGAATCGGAAGAGTCGGACCGACCGCAGTTGCTTCTCGATCGATCCCGCGCTCGCGCTATCGACGTTCACAGTTTGCCGCCGGAAAAGTTTCCCCCTGCAGCGCTGCGACTGCTTTCGGGAATATCGGCCAGCGCCTTCAGTCCTGGCGCGCTGGCCGCCGACCTGTTGGCCGCGGCGGAAAGGATCGACGATCCGCGCGCCATCGATGCCATTACCTCCCTGGCGCTATGCGGCGCGGAAGCAGTGATCCCTTTTTATCAGGATGAGGCTGAATATCTTTCCGGCGCTCCGCCGCGCTTGCTGGCGATGCTGGGAATGTGCGAAAGCGGACGTCCGCTCAATCACGGCGACCTGGCCTGGCTGGCGCTGCTGCGAACTCCTACTTTGCTGGCGCTGCGCAACCAGGAGCTGCTGACTACGACCGCTGAATTGAAGGAGCGACTGGAGGAAGAAAACCGCAAGATAACCAGTCGATTGAATCGCAATCTTATCCCCATCAGCAGCGTGGACTCCGCTGCCGCCATCATCTACCAGCGCGACGGTCAACTGGCCAGGCTGATCGCACAGGCCGAACGCTTCGCTGCCGAGGATGCTCCGATACTGATCACCGGAGAAACCGGCACCGGCAAAGGGGCCATCGCCCGTATGATCCACGCTGTCTCGCAACGTAACGGTCGTTTTGTCACCGTGAATTGCTCCGCGCTGCCCGCTGATTTGATTGAGAATGAACTCTTCGGTCACGAACGCGGCGCCTATACGGGCGCCGTCGAAGCCAGCGAGGGTCTGGCAGCACGCGCTGCAGACGGCGCCCTGTTCTTCGATGAAATTGGCGAGCTGCCGGCCAACGGACAGACCAAGTTGCTGCGTCTGGTCCAGAACGGCGAATACGAGCGCATTGGATCCAATGAAACCTTGCGCTGCAGTTGCCGCTTTCTCTTTGCCACCAATCGCAATCTGGAGGAGGAAGTGAAGGCCGGTCGCTTCCGCCTGGACCTATTCTATCGCATCAGCGCCTTTGAATTGCATGTACCTCCCTTGCGCGAACGACCGGAAGATATTGTCCTTCTGGCCGATCACTTTCTCTGGAATGCCGCTCGCAAGACCGGTCGCGAGGGCATGAAAATCAGTCCGGAAGCCCTGGCCCTGTTGCAGCGCTACCGCTGGCCGGGCAATGTGCGCGAGCTGGAAAACTTGATTTTGCGCAGCATGGCGCTGTCCGATGGAGATCGAATTGACGTTGATCAACTGCCGGTGGTCTTTCGCGATGAACTGGACTTTGAACGGAAGCGAAATCAACTGGAGCGCATGCAATTTGATCGCGAGCGTTTGGAACGCGAGCTGCTGCTGGAAGCGCTGCAACGCAGCGGAGGCAACCAGCGCGAAGCGGCGCGCATTTTGAAAATTTCGCGAGGCTCGTTGCAATACCGAATGAAACAATATGGACTGGCCTAG
- a CDS encoding acylphosphatase gives MNAYRYLVRGRVQGVGYRQYCMNLASRLALSGFVRNLADGSVELVCADNGRLEQVEAALKKGPPLARVSEVERVDWKGETPSPFELRG, from the coding sequence ATGAATGCGTACCGATACCTGGTCCGCGGTCGAGTTCAGGGCGTAGGCTATCGCCAATACTGTATGAACCTCGCCAGTCGATTGGCGCTATCCGGATTTGTTCGCAACCTGGCGGACGGCAGTGTCGAGCTGGTCTGTGCGGACAATGGACGGCTTGAACAAGTGGAAGCCGCCCTGAAGAAGGGTCCGCCTCTGGCCCGCGTCAGCGAAGTGGAACGCGTCGACTGGAAAGGCGAAACTCCTTCGCCCTTTGAGTTGCGCGGCTGA
- a CDS encoding CHAT domain-containing protein — protein MEFVSLIIDRVNVTNVFNVIQGRLPAREAHLQTRVDDDLIQEFLSEVNRMAQNSLAASALAPGEDLLRELRRVGETFYLQFFPEAIQERLRAAQDAFVFLHVDHSLRNIPWELLHDGRSFLADRFFLGKNVAGYWRDQTRAERDRLRMLIIADPTEDLEWARLEGEGLFESLNAEVSPDRLDVQFMAGRRITKLGILNAVKDRDIIHFAGHMHYSKEQQESGWLLSDGKVLRAREIEKAGLAPALVFSNSCLSAATETEEETAGEGMPARFNDLAGAFLKTGIGNYVGTNWEIRDSRLTYDFALQFYRALFDEKSVGEALFEARRHARRAFPPADFTWANYVLHGNPMTRIYRESNRRSFEASRSVLFVRRVLERYPLPIARAYSEVQKSQDSSDSQRQLLNLWLLLESLLSMVGAIVFGNCRRLSLTAPSDDASFTTLRELGEAIYESLGAVRSLHMELAAGRLMESMYLHRDQIEKMIGARESWLGGELASDEFDSLAVTYQYFLDNLLNDLAALGRCQIFYFPSSGEDAISLSGQHAATMRVLPAEFYEPETQKLLEAGRGRVFYFSSARRALFALWSGVACNTAGQLQLPEFSAEASAFQGAARLQ, from the coding sequence ATGGAATTTGTCAGCCTGATCATCGACCGCGTCAACGTGACGAATGTCTTCAATGTGATCCAGGGGCGACTGCCGGCGCGCGAAGCTCACTTGCAAACGCGCGTCGACGATGATTTGATCCAGGAGTTTCTTTCCGAAGTAAACCGCATGGCCCAGAATTCTCTGGCCGCAAGCGCTCTGGCCCCCGGCGAGGACCTGCTGCGCGAATTGCGGCGTGTTGGCGAGACCTTCTACCTGCAGTTTTTTCCAGAAGCTATCCAGGAGCGACTGCGCGCCGCGCAGGATGCCTTTGTCTTCCTGCACGTCGACCACAGTTTGCGTAACATTCCCTGGGAGCTGCTCCATGACGGACGCTCCTTTCTTGCCGATCGTTTCTTTCTGGGCAAGAATGTAGCTGGCTACTGGCGAGACCAGACGCGCGCGGAGCGAGATCGTCTGCGTATGTTGATCATTGCCGATCCTACCGAGGACCTGGAATGGGCGCGTCTGGAGGGCGAAGGGCTCTTTGAATCGTTGAACGCCGAGGTCAGCCCGGATCGGCTGGATGTGCAGTTTATGGCCGGCCGCCGTATTACGAAGCTGGGAATCCTCAACGCTGTTAAGGATCGCGATATCATTCATTTTGCCGGCCATATGCACTACAGCAAGGAACAGCAGGAAAGCGGCTGGCTGCTGTCCGATGGCAAGGTGCTTCGGGCGCGGGAGATTGAAAAAGCCGGTCTGGCCCCGGCGCTGGTATTCTCGAACAGTTGCTTGAGCGCCGCAACCGAGACCGAGGAGGAGACGGCAGGGGAAGGTATGCCGGCGCGCTTCAACGATCTGGCCGGGGCGTTCTTGAAAACTGGCATTGGCAACTACGTTGGCACAAACTGGGAAATTCGCGACAGCCGCCTGACCTATGATTTCGCATTGCAATTCTACCGTGCGCTTTTCGATGAAAAGAGCGTAGGCGAGGCGCTATTTGAAGCGCGTCGTCACGCCCGGCGCGCCTTTCCGCCGGCTGACTTTACCTGGGCCAACTATGTGCTGCACGGCAATCCGATGACGCGCATCTATCGCGAATCCAATCGTCGCTCCTTCGAGGCTTCGCGCAGCGTGCTCTTTGTTCGGCGCGTTCTGGAGCGCTATCCACTGCCCATTGCCCGCGCCTACAGCGAAGTCCAGAAATCGCAGGACAGTTCCGACTCGCAGCGGCAGTTGCTGAATCTCTGGCTGTTGCTGGAGTCGCTGCTATCGATGGTCGGCGCAATTGTTTTCGGCAACTGCCGTCGACTGAGCCTTACCGCGCCCTCCGATGACGCCAGCTTTACGACGCTCCGCGAGTTGGGCGAGGCGATTTACGAATCGCTGGGCGCCGTACGCTCCTTGCATATGGAACTGGCGGCCGGCCGGCTGATGGAGTCGATGTATCTGCACCGTGATCAAATCGAAAAGATGATTGGCGCTCGCGAAAGCTGGCTGGGCGGCGAACTGGCCAGCGACGAGTTTGATTCTCTGGCGGTGACCTACCAGTATTTTCTGGACAATCTGCTCAATGACCTGGCCGCCCTCGGTCGCTGCCAGATCTTCTACTTCCCGTCCAGCGGCGAGGATGCCATATCGTTGAGCGGTCAGCATGCAGCCACGATGCGCGTGCTGCCGGCCGAGTTTTACGAACCGGAGACACAGAAGCTGCTGGAAGCGGGCCGCGGCCGCGTCTTCTATTTCAGCAGCGCCAGGCGAGCGCTCTTCGCCTTGTGGTCGGGCGTGGCTTGCAACACAGCCGGCCAGCTGCAGCTGCCGGAATTCTCAGCTGAGGCCTCGGCGTTTCAAGGCGCGGCCCGGCTACAGTGA
- a CDS encoding threonylcarbamoyl-AMP synthase: protein MLIRVHPQNPEKRVVQQLLAGLHRGEVYILPTDTVYAFCALLSAPRAINEIYRLKRMKEGAPLSLLCRDLAMASQYAQSIPQPLFRFIKAHAPGPYTFILHANRQVDRRGVGKRKEVGIRFVNHPLHAALMEQLDRPLVSSSIIQADEYMTDPEELDRMYGQQLAGVVDGGLRTHEFSTVLDCSDGEIRLMRSGAGDISDLAEMIVTSGDAPE, encoded by the coding sequence GTGCTGATTCGAGTGCATCCGCAGAATCCGGAGAAGCGCGTCGTGCAACAGCTGCTGGCCGGGCTGCATCGCGGCGAGGTCTACATCCTGCCTACCGATACCGTATACGCTTTTTGCGCTCTGCTATCGGCGCCCCGGGCTATCAACGAAATCTATCGTCTGAAGCGCATGAAGGAGGGCGCTCCGCTTTCTTTGCTCTGCCGCGACCTGGCCATGGCCAGCCAGTACGCACAGAGCATTCCGCAGCCTCTCTTTCGTTTCATCAAGGCCCACGCCCCGGGTCCTTACACCTTCATTCTGCACGCCAATCGGCAGGTCGATCGCCGCGGAGTTGGCAAGCGCAAGGAGGTTGGCATTCGTTTTGTGAATCATCCGTTGCATGCCGCCCTGATGGAGCAGCTCGACAGACCCCTGGTTTCCTCATCGATTATTCAGGCGGATGAATACATGACCGATCCGGAGGAGCTGGACCGAATGTACGGACAGCAGCTGGCTGGCGTCGTGGACGGCGGCCTGCGCACGCACGAATTCTCGACAGTGCTCGATTGCAGCGACGGCGAAATTCGCTTGATGCGATCCGGCGCCGGCGATATCAGCGATCTGGCTGAAATGATCGTAACTTCCGGGGATGCGCCAGAGTAG